In Acaryochloris marina S15, a single genomic region encodes these proteins:
- the sds gene encoding solanesyl diphosphate synthase, with amino-acid sequence MTSVTSLFDPVEADLVILVDNLKDLVRAQHPVLYAAAEHLFQAGGKRMRPAIVLLLSRALLPAQDLTPRHRRLAEITEMIHTASLLHDDVVDDSGVRRGVPSVHSLFGNRIAIQAGDFLFAQASWYLANLDNLEVVKLLSEVIKDFAEGEIQQGINCFDTSLTLEAYLEKSYYKTASLMANSAKAAGVLSGTSLQVNQDLYAYGRCVGLAFQIVDDILDFTGSTNALGKPACSDLRSGNLTAPVLFAIAEKPYLKVLIDRHLEQEEDLEEAIALVNDSQGIPKSRALAEQFSHQAVHHLDFLPASDSRQALIDLTEYILKRLY; translated from the coding sequence ATGACCTCAGTAACATCCCTTTTTGATCCAGTTGAAGCCGATTTAGTCATCCTGGTTGATAACCTCAAAGACCTGGTACGTGCCCAACATCCAGTTCTTTACGCTGCGGCTGAACACCTGTTTCAAGCTGGAGGGAAGCGGATGCGCCCAGCCATTGTCCTCCTCCTCTCCAGAGCACTGCTCCCGGCTCAAGATCTCACCCCTCGACATCGACGGTTGGCAGAGATCACCGAGATGATTCATACCGCCAGCCTGCTGCATGATGATGTGGTAGATGATTCAGGGGTTCGTCGTGGAGTACCGTCTGTCCATAGCCTTTTTGGCAACCGCATTGCCATTCAAGCCGGTGATTTTCTGTTTGCCCAAGCGTCCTGGTATTTGGCGAACTTAGACAACCTAGAGGTGGTAAAACTGCTGTCTGAAGTGATTAAGGATTTCGCTGAAGGAGAAATCCAGCAGGGCATCAACTGCTTTGATACCTCCTTGACCCTAGAAGCCTATTTAGAGAAGTCCTATTACAAGACTGCTTCCTTAATGGCGAATAGCGCTAAAGCTGCAGGGGTTTTGAGCGGTACGTCTTTGCAAGTGAACCAGGATTTATATGCCTATGGTCGCTGTGTGGGCTTAGCATTCCAAATTGTTGATGATATTTTGGACTTCACAGGGTCGACGAATGCCCTGGGCAAACCGGCCTGTTCAGATCTGCGCAGTGGTAATTTAACGGCACCCGTCCTGTTTGCGATCGCAGAAAAGCCCTACCTGAAAGTATTGATTGATCGGCATTTGGAGCAGGAAGAAGACTTAGAAGAAGCCATTGCCCTTGTGAATGACAGTCAAGGGATTCCTAAATCCCGAGCCCTTGCCGAACAATTTTCCCATCAGGCCGTTCACCATCTGGACTTCCTCCCCGCTTCTGATTCCCGTCAAGCGCTGATTGATTTAACGGAATATATCCTCAAACGACTCTACTGA
- the lepB gene encoding signal peptidase I: MTSEDRPTPEADPIPAWRKLWQSQKDNVFTLVIALLLALLIRGFVAESRYIPSVSMEPTLTPGDRIVVEKLSYRLRQPEAGDIVVFHTPLPLQAVGYGPEQAFIKRVIGLEGQTVAVQNGQVYVDGQPLTERYIAEAPQYELAPVRVPEGNLFVMGDNRNNSNDSHIWGFLPLSNLIGRANLRFWPLEHINWLRSSLP, translated from the coding sequence ATGACCTCAGAGGATCGGCCCACACCTGAGGCAGACCCCATTCCAGCATGGCGCAAACTGTGGCAATCCCAGAAAGATAACGTTTTCACCCTTGTGATCGCACTCCTCCTCGCCCTACTGATTCGAGGATTTGTGGCGGAGTCTCGCTATATCCCCTCGGTCTCGATGGAGCCCACCTTGACACCCGGTGATCGAATCGTGGTTGAAAAGCTTTCCTATCGACTCCGTCAGCCTGAAGCGGGCGATATTGTGGTATTCCATACGCCCTTACCCTTACAAGCCGTTGGCTATGGGCCTGAGCAAGCCTTTATTAAACGAGTGATTGGTCTTGAAGGGCAAACTGTTGCGGTCCAGAATGGCCAAGTTTATGTGGATGGCCAGCCCCTAACTGAACGCTACATTGCAGAAGCCCCTCAGTATGAATTAGCACCGGTTAGGGTGCCTGAGGGCAATCTATTTGTGATGGGAGATAACCGCAACAATAGCAACGACTCCCACATTTGGGGATTTTTACCCCTATCGAATTTAATTGGTCGGGCGAATCTGCGATTTTGGCCTCTGGAGCATATTAACTGGCTTCGTAGTTCATTGCCTTGA
- the bchI gene encoding magnesium chelatase ATPase subunit I, with the protein MKLALILNTIDPRIGGVMIMGDRGTGKTTTIRALANLLPEIDVVAEDPFNSDPADPELMSDEVKALTASGQTPAITQMQVPMVDLPLGATEDRVCGTIDIEKALAEGVKAFEPGLLAKANRGILYVDEVNLLDDHLVDVLLDSAASGWNTVEREGISIRHPARFVLVGSGNPEEGELRPQLLDRFGMHAEIHTVKDPTLRVQIVEERSQFDQEPHSYLDNHTDNQKALQDQIISAQNNLPNVNIDHELRVNISQVCSELDVDGLRGDIVSNRAAKAIAAFEGRTEVTVDDIRRVITLCLRHRLRKDPLESIDSGYKVSKVFRQVFGLPDEEEADIAA; encoded by the coding sequence ATGAAGCTGGCGCTGATCCTCAACACCATTGATCCTCGAATTGGTGGCGTGATGATTATGGGCGATCGCGGGACCGGGAAAACCACAACCATTCGGGCTTTGGCCAATTTGTTGCCCGAGATTGATGTAGTGGCTGAAGATCCCTTCAATAGTGACCCCGCTGATCCAGAACTCATGAGTGATGAGGTCAAAGCATTAACAGCAAGCGGCCAAACACCAGCCATCACTCAAATGCAGGTGCCTATGGTGGATTTACCCTTAGGTGCGACCGAAGATCGGGTCTGCGGCACCATCGACATTGAAAAGGCCTTGGCAGAAGGGGTCAAAGCCTTTGAACCCGGCTTATTGGCAAAGGCTAATCGTGGCATTCTCTACGTGGATGAGGTCAACCTGTTAGATGATCACTTGGTTGACGTGTTGTTAGACTCAGCCGCCTCGGGTTGGAACACTGTAGAACGAGAAGGAATTTCGATTCGTCACCCTGCTCGCTTTGTGTTAGTGGGGTCCGGCAACCCTGAAGAAGGAGAGTTGCGTCCCCAGCTCCTCGACCGATTTGGGATGCATGCTGAAATTCATACGGTGAAAGATCCGACCCTGCGAGTGCAAATCGTGGAAGAGCGTTCCCAGTTCGATCAAGAGCCCCACTCTTATTTGGACAATCATACGGACAACCAAAAGGCACTCCAAGATCAGATTATTAGTGCCCAAAACAATCTGCCTAACGTCAATATTGATCATGAGTTACGGGTCAATATTTCTCAGGTTTGTTCAGAACTGGATGTCGATGGCCTACGGGGCGATATTGTGTCTAACCGTGCAGCTAAAGCCATTGCAGCGTTTGAAGGACGTACAGAAGTCACGGTTGATGATATTCGTCGAGTGATCACCCTTTGTTTGCGCCACCGCCTGAGAAAAGATCCCCTAGAATCTATTGACTCTGGTTACAAAGTGAGTAAGGTTTTCCGTCAAGTTTTTGGTTTGCCGGATGAAGAAGAAGCTGATATTGCGGCTTAA